One stretch of Echeneis naucrates chromosome 11, fEcheNa1.1, whole genome shotgun sequence DNA includes these proteins:
- the LOC115051325 gene encoding methyltransferase-like protein 24, which translates to MRSCARWWGRGSPPLRVGILLLLIPPCLLALHLLVVVGPQLPRASWSGEDRQGPEGSVAFTVLSIEPERNRRVDPSQRPAAEDGGRREGAGAFEDENEIHWRQVGPKTLEMQPWAVGQPSFTAELGRIITHIVRPQLSCSRILSPGQAQALPPPASSHHWMLCAEDWLLPAADRPCVAYSFSMDGRDADFLKTVSGLGCEVHSFDPSNSNTSDGRPGNSLASNHSNGGVVSKHKMWLEWRGPRKRKHKTRGNLGSVSKTLADIMTALGHDIVHFLYADLLSAEWRVFQNWIESGTLQSVHHLVATVHLQWAGFEVGGTDEQVLRYWFSILQSLQASGFKLIHSSAGEGHSVLKRRVTNAHSSYTLSWVNTRH; encoded by the exons ATGCGGAGCTGTGCGCGGTGGTGGGGCCGCGGAAGTCCCCCCCTCCGCGTGGGAATATTACTCCTGTTAATCCCACCGTGTCTCCTCGCGCTCCATCTCCTCGTGGTCGTCGGCCCGCAGTTACCTCGCGCCTCCTGGTCCGGTGAGGACCGCCAGGGACCGGAGGGCTCGGTGGCCTTCACGGTGCTCAGCATCGAACCGGAGAGGAACCGGAGGGTCGACCCGTCCCAGAGACCTGCGGCGGAGGacggaggaaggagagagggagcgggagCTTTCGAGGACGAGAACGAAATACACTGGCGCCAG GTTGGACCCAAAACACTGGAGATGCAGCCGTGGGCAGTCGGCCAGCCATCATTCACTGCAGAACTCGGCCGTATCATCACACATATCGTCAGGCCACAG CTCAGCTGCTCCAGAATTTTATCTCCAGGTCAGGCTCAGGCATTGCCGCCTCCTGCGTCTTCACACCACTGGATGCTGTGTGCTGAGGACTGGCTCcttccagctgcagacagaccATGTGTTGCATACTCTTTCAG TATGGATGGAAGAGATGCAGACTTTCTAAAGACTGTGTCAGGGCTAGGATGTGAAGTGCACAGTTTTGATCCCAGTAACTCCAATACATCCGATGGTCGTCCTGGCAACAGTTTGGCTAGTAACCACAGTAACGGAGGTGTGGTCAGCAAGCACAAGATGTGGCTGGAGTGGCGTGGTCCAAGGAAGCGCAAGCACAAGACAAGAGGCAACCTGGGTAGTGTTTCTAAAACACTGGCAGATATCATGACAGCTCTGGGACATGACAta GTCCACTTCTTGTATGCTGATCTGCTCAGCGCTGAGTGGAGAGTTTTCCAGAATTGGATCGAGTCAGGAACTCTGCAGAGTGTCCATCATCTGGTTGCTACAGTGCACCTGCAATGGGCAGGGTTTGAGGTGGGAGGTACTGACGAACAAGTGCTCCGCTATTGGTTTAGCATCCTACAGAGTCTCCAAGCTTCTGGATTCAAGCTGATCCACAGCTCTGCAGGAGAGGGTCACAGTGTCCTAAAACGGAGAGTGACAAATGCTCACAGCTCCTACACACTGAGCTGGGTGAACACGAGACACTGA